Proteins from a genomic interval of Oceanispirochaeta crateris:
- a CDS encoding D-2-hydroxyacid dehydrogenase: MKIVVLDGYTLNPGDLNWDGFKALGDFTCYDRTEPEETVKRIADAEIVITNKTELTADILAACPRIQYIGVLATGYNVVDVEAATSKNIPVCNIPTYGTTAVAQFAFALILNIYHHVQEHSDSVHNGDWTNCPDFSYWNFPLSELAGKTMGILGYGRIGQNTGKIAQAFGMKVLAFDAYQNKELECDTMKYASLDELLENSDVISLHCPLFESTKGIINKDNISKMKDGVVIINTSRGPLIVEQDLADALNSGKVRAAGLDVVSTEPIQSDNVLLKAKNCIITPHIAWAPLESRSRLMNIAVDNVKAFLNGDIKNKVN; the protein is encoded by the coding sequence ATGAAAATAGTCGTACTTGATGGTTATACTCTCAATCCCGGAGATCTCAACTGGGATGGTTTTAAAGCACTTGGAGATTTTACTTGCTATGATAGAACTGAGCCCGAAGAAACTGTAAAACGAATTGCTGATGCAGAGATTGTAATCACAAATAAGACTGAGTTGACTGCAGACATTCTGGCTGCTTGTCCCCGTATTCAATATATCGGGGTCCTGGCAACAGGGTATAATGTTGTCGATGTGGAAGCCGCGACCTCTAAGAATATTCCTGTTTGTAATATTCCAACATATGGAACCACTGCGGTAGCACAGTTTGCTTTCGCCCTGATTTTGAACATCTATCACCACGTACAGGAACATTCTGATTCGGTGCATAACGGTGATTGGACCAATTGTCCTGATTTTAGCTACTGGAATTTCCCTTTATCCGAACTGGCTGGGAAAACCATGGGAATCCTCGGTTATGGCCGTATCGGTCAGAATACAGGAAAGATTGCCCAGGCATTCGGCATGAAAGTTCTGGCTTTTGATGCTTATCAGAACAAAGAATTGGAATGTGACACCATGAAATATGCATCCCTGGACGAATTGCTTGAAAATTCTGATGTTATTTCACTCCATTGTCCTCTCTTCGAGTCAACAAAGGGAATCATTAATAAAGATAATATTTCAAAAATGAAAGATGGTGTGGTCATCATTAACACTTCACGTGGCCCACTGATTGTTGAACAGGATCTTGCGGACGCTCTAAACAGTGGAAAAGTCAGAGCCGCCGGTCTGGATGTTGTTTCAACCGAACCAATACAGAGTGATAATGTTTTACTAAAAGCTAAAAACTGTATTATCACACCTCATATCGCCTGGGCTCCTCTGGAATCCCGTTCCAGATTGATGAATATCGCAGTTGATAATGTCAAAGCTTTTTTAAATGGTGATATTAAGAATAAAGTAAACTAG